DNA sequence from the Streptomyces canus genome:
CCGGTGGCCCAGCGCCTCCGAATCGCCCCCGGCACCGACGTCCTCTACATCGAACGTCTGCGCCGCCTGAACGGCCTCCCCCTCTCCCTCGACCTCACCTACATCCCCCTCGACATCGGCACCGCCCTGCTCGGCGCCGACCTGGAGAACACCGACGTCTTCCGCCTCCTGGAGACGATCACCGGCCAGGGCCTCGGCCACGCCGAGATCACTCTGGAGGCGGTGAACGCGGACGCCCACTCCGCCGCCGTACTGGAAGCCCCGCGCGGCGCGGCCGTCCTGATGCTGGAACGCCTCACCCACCTCGCCGACGGCCGCCCCGTCGACCTGGAGTTCATCCGCTTCCGCGGCGACCGCATCACGATGAGCGGTCTGCTGCACCGCTCCCTCTGACCTCTTTCCGAGCCGTTTCCTGGAGACAGCCATGCCCTTGGCGCCCCAGCGGGCCGACGTGCCCGTGACCATCGACGAGTCGAAGTGCATCGACGGCTGCACGCTCTGCGTGGACATGTGCCCGCTGGACTCCCTGGCCATCGACACCAGCAGCGGCAAGGCCTACATGCACGTCGACGAGTGCTGGTACTGCGGCCCGTGCGCGGCCCGCTGTCCCACCGGAGCCGTCACGGTCAACATGCCCTATCTGCTCCGGTGAGAGGCCCTGAACTCCCATGAAACACAAACCGGTTGTCGCCGCACTGCTGCTGTTCGCGCCGCTGACGGCCTGCGGCAGCGCCCAGGCGGGCGACAGTTCCACGGTCACCGTCACCGTCGGCTACCAGTCCAAGACCATCAACACGGTCACGGCCGGAACGCTGCTTCGCTCGCTCGGCTCCTTCGAGAAGCAGCTCAACTCCCTCCACGACGGCCACACCTACAAGGTCGACTGGCAGGACTACGCCACCGGCGCCCCCATCACCGCCCAGATGACCGCCGGGAAGATCGACATCGGCTCGATGGGCGACTTCCCGCTCCTCATCAACGCGGCCCGCGGCAAGCAGCTCGGCAAGCCCACCCGCCTGGTCTCGGTCACCGGCTACAACCTGCGCGGCGGTCTCAACACGATCGTCACCTCCCCGAACTCGAAACTGGCCTCCCTCGGCGATCTGAAGGGCAGGAAGGTCTCCACCAGCGTCGGCTCCGCCGCCGACGGCACCCTCGTACGGGCCCTCCAGCGCGCCGGCATCGACCCCGACAAGGGCATCGAGAAGCTCAACCAGCAGCCCGCGGTGGGTGCTTCGGCCCTGTCGGCGGGCAGCGCGGACGCCCTGTCACAGTTCGTCGCCTGGCCCGGTCTGCTCACCTACCAGGGCAAGGCGAAGGCGCTCTACGATGGTGCCGAGCTCGACCTCCCCACCTTCCACGGCGTCACCGCCCGCGAGGACTTCGCGAAGCAGCGGCCGACGGTCCTGGAGGCGTTCCTCAAAGCCCAGGCCGAGGCCACCGACTACCTCAACACCCACCCGGTCGCCGCCGCCGAGTCGGTCGCCAAGGCCACCGGCCTGCCCGCAGAGGTCGTCTACCTCTACAACGGTGCCCACGGCATCGCCACCTTCGACCCGGCGATCAAACCCCAGCTGGTCTCCGCCCTGAAGCAGGACGTCTCGGTCCTGAAGGCGGCCAAGCTGACCGGAGACGTGGACGTGGACTCCTTCGTCGACGACCAGTACGTCAAAAAAGCCCTCGGGTCCGGCTACGCGGGCCGCCTCGCCCTGAAGCCGTCCGCTTCCGCGAGCGAGGTCTGGCCCAAGGGCGCCTCCAGGACGCAGAGCTTCAAGACGCCCGCCGAACTTCTCGCGTACGTCTCCGCGCACAAGGACGGCATCCGCGCCGCGTACGTCCCCGACGCCACCACCGGCACCCTCTGGTTCGCCGACAAGGCGGTCTGGGTGGCCGACGGCGACGAACTGCTGCCCTTCGTCGCCCCGGAGACCGCCCAGGCCTACGTCTCCGCGCACGGCGGCGCCCGGGTCGTCACGTACGCCGAGGCCCTGGAGCAGGCGTCGTGAGCGGGAAGGAGCGCGCGAGCCGGGGCCGGGGGGTGCCCCGGCTCGGCCGGTACGCGCTGCGGGCGGCCTCGCTCGCGCTCGCCCTCGGCGTGTGGCAGCTGCTGACCAGTCTCGACATCGACCTGTGGCTGCGCTTCTCGCAGTTCCCCACCGTCGCCGACGTGGCCCGCACCTTCGCCGACCGGCTGTCCGGCCCGGACTACTGGACGGACCTCACCGACAGCCTCACCCGCATCCTCACCGGTTTCCTGCTGGCCGCCGTGCTCGGTGTGGCGGTGGGCGTGCTCGTGGCGCGCTCCCGCCTCGCCGAGGACCTGCTCGGCCCGGTCCTGGAGGTCGTCCGCCCGATCCCGGCGATCGCCCTGGTCCCCGTCGCGATCCTGCTGTTCCCCTCCAACGAACAGGGCATCGTCTTCATCACCTTCACCGCCGCCTTCTTCCCCGTCCTGGTCTCCACCCGGCACGCGGTCCGGGCGCTGACCCCGGGGTGGGAGGAGGCGGTGCTGACCATGGGCGGCGGCCGGTGGCGGATCCTCGCCTCGGTCGTCCTGCCGGGCGCCCTGCCCGGCATCTTCGGCGGCCTGTCCGTCGGCATCGGCGTGTCGTGGATCTGTGTGATCTCCGCCGAGATGATCTCCGGCCAGTACGGCGTCGGCTACCGCACCTGGCAGGACTACACCGTCGTCAACTACGCGGGCGTCTTCGTCGGCATGGTCACCATCGGCGTCCTCGGCTGGCTCACCTCCACGGCCGTGGAACTCCTGGGGCGCCGCCTGACGCGATGGCTGCCGAGGACGTCGTACGTCGCCGCCGGCCGGACTCCGCGACGGGTGAACCGTGCCGTGGCCGCCGTGCCGGCGAGCCCCACGACCCAGGAGGGCGTGCCCCATGACCAGCTCGTCTGACGTCCGTTCGCCCGCCCGCACCGGCGCGGCACTGGCGCTGCGCGGCGCCGCCCTCGGGCGTCCCGACGTGCCCGTGCTCGACGGAGTGGACCTCGTGGTGGCTCCCGGCGAGATCCTGACGCTCGTCGGGCCCTCCGGCTGCGGCAAGTCGACGCTGCTGCGCACGCT
Encoded proteins:
- a CDS encoding GntR family transcriptional regulator; protein product: MPPTDRIRDHAGQGATTVAARARRRLRADQARQLADLLRHQLLTGGFEDGTLPHETILATDYRASRNTVRQALDLLRAEGLVQRLPGVGTVVVGQKYPHGLDRLMGLAETLHEHGTVTNEVRTMGPAPAPHPVAQRLRIAPGTDVLYIERLRRLNGLPLSLDLTYIPLDIGTALLGADLENTDVFRLLETITGQGLGHAEITLEAVNADAHSAAVLEAPRGAAVLMLERLTHLADGRPVDLEFIRFRGDRITMSGLLHRSL
- a CDS encoding ABC transporter substrate-binding protein, with protein sequence MKHKPVVAALLLFAPLTACGSAQAGDSSTVTVTVGYQSKTINTVTAGTLLRSLGSFEKQLNSLHDGHTYKVDWQDYATGAPITAQMTAGKIDIGSMGDFPLLINAARGKQLGKPTRLVSVTGYNLRGGLNTIVTSPNSKLASLGDLKGRKVSTSVGSAADGTLVRALQRAGIDPDKGIEKLNQQPAVGASALSAGSADALSQFVAWPGLLTYQGKAKALYDGAELDLPTFHGVTAREDFAKQRPTVLEAFLKAQAEATDYLNTHPVAAAESVAKATGLPAEVVYLYNGAHGIATFDPAIKPQLVSALKQDVSVLKAAKLTGDVDVDSFVDDQYVKKALGSGYAGRLALKPSASASEVWPKGASRTQSFKTPAELLAYVSAHKDGIRAAYVPDATTGTLWFADKAVWVADGDELLPFVAPETAQAYVSAHGGARVVTYAEALEQAS
- a CDS encoding 4Fe-4S dicluster domain-containing protein, which translates into the protein MPLAPQRADVPVTIDESKCIDGCTLCVDMCPLDSLAIDTSSGKAYMHVDECWYCGPCAARCPTGAVTVNMPYLLR
- a CDS encoding ABC transporter permease; amino-acid sequence: MSGKERASRGRGVPRLGRYALRAASLALALGVWQLLTSLDIDLWLRFSQFPTVADVARTFADRLSGPDYWTDLTDSLTRILTGFLLAAVLGVAVGVLVARSRLAEDLLGPVLEVVRPIPAIALVPVAILLFPSNEQGIVFITFTAAFFPVLVSTRHAVRALTPGWEEAVLTMGGGRWRILASVVLPGALPGIFGGLSVGIGVSWICVISAEMISGQYGVGYRTWQDYTVVNYAGVFVGMVTIGVLGWLTSTAVELLGRRLTRWLPRTSYVAAGRTPRRVNRAVAAVPASPTTQEGVPHDQLV